From Dermochelys coriacea isolate rDerCor1 chromosome 15, rDerCor1.pri.v4, whole genome shotgun sequence, a single genomic window includes:
- the LOC119843746 gene encoding macrophage migration inhibitory factor, with amino-acid sequence MPMFVVNTNVSKDAVPESLTGEITQQLAKATGKPAQYIAVHIAADQLMSFGGSTDPCALCSLHSIGKIGGQQNKSYTKLLCDLLTKQLRIPADRVYINYYDMNAANVGWNGSTFA; translated from the exons ATGCCCATGTTTGTTGTTAACACCAACGTGAGCAAGGACGCAGTGCCAGAGAGCCTGACTGGGGAGATCACCCAGCAGCTAGCAAAGGCTACAGGCAAGCCTGCCCAG TACATAGCTGTGCACATTGCAGCTGATCAGCTTATGTCCTTTGGGGGCTCCACCGATCCTTGTGCCCTTTGCAGCCTTCATAGCATTGGCAAGATAGGAGGGCAGCAGAACAAGAGCTATACCAAGCTGCTGTGTGACCTGCTCACTAAACAGCTGCGCATACCTGCAGACAG agtctACATCAACTATTATGACATGAATGCTGCTAATGTGGGCTGGAATGGTTCCACCTTCGCATAG
- the DDX51 gene encoding ATP-dependent RNA helicase DDX51, protein MALFLINRYLGGEEDATEDQSQALLERLREQARARQLKKQQQVPLLSNELKQKKTENELHQKLKNSGFDSENESQREAKKRKRGHNGEGSGGEGEKKLEKNHQVSSDSEKPSAGADSGLAGEAANGYIPAKKKKRENGKKSSLPQKKIEADLDENNRQQENKSKLKRHQATRKKERDIPTEIETNGAEIAEKDSSEEVKGNQSTKEEVCIPTSNEKATPPPSSLLVLGGYDKKAVQKVQPILPQWLAQPKLVHKRIKENLVPIQEVPGIHPKLLKKLQMNGIESFFPIQGEVIPAILESASSGFLVGRGGCQPNDICVSAPTGSGKTLSFVIPVVQALLQRVVCQVRALAVLPTKELAQQVSKVFNIYTDGTGLKVVLVTGQKSFGKEQETLVQRTVMGYCSLADIIVATPGRLVDHIDQTPGFSLRQLRFLIIDEADRMIDDMHQNWLHQVVKAVFRAEEDSGTNILFQRTEPGPVTAASTCCPQIPLQKLLFSATLTRNPEKLQQLGLYQPRLFTSVYSEKQAVTAGTETEQDTEKKYSLPEGLSQYYVLCNLNSKPLFLLYFMLRMKFTRVLCFTNTKQTSHRLFLLIRAFGGVNVAEFSSWLTPSERRRTLKEFEQGKIQLLISTDATARGIDIKGVKCVINYDAPQFIRTYIHRVGRTARAGKVGLAFTMLLKVQERKFLQMLRDAGTPDLEKQLVKSEYLKPLLQQYEEALSKLQKTVKDERAQKRA, encoded by the exons ATGGCGCTTTTCCTCATCAACAG ATATCTTGGTGGTGAGGAGGATGCTACTGAGGACCAGTCACAGGCCCTGTTAGAACGGCTGCGTGAACAAGCTAGAGCCAGGCAactgaaaaagcagcagcaggtgcCTTTGCTTTCTaatgaattaaaacaaaagaaaacagaaaatgaactCCACCAAAAGCTCAAAAACTCTGGATTTGATTCTGAAAATGAAtcacagagagaggcaaaaaagaggaagagaggacACAATGGTGAGGGTTCCGgtggagaaggggaaaagaagCTTGAGAAGAACCACCAAGTGAGCAGTGATTCTGAGAAGCCTTCAGCAGGGGCAGATTCTGGCCTAGCTGGTGAGGCTGCCAATGGCTACATTCCAGctaagaagaaaaagagagaaaatgggaaaaaatcaAGTCTGCCTCAAAAGAAAATTGAAGCAG ATCTTGACGAAAACAATAGACAacaggaaaataaaagtaaattgaaGAGACACCAAGCTACGAGGAAGAAGGAGAGGGACATTCCAACAGAAATTGAGACAAATGGAGCTGAAATTGCTGAGAAAGACAGTAGTGAAGAAGTGAAAGGGAATCAAAGTACAAAGGAGGAAGTGTGCATACCTACTTCGAATGAAAAAGCAACACCGCCACCCTCTAGTTTGTTGGTTCTGGGAGGGTATGACAAAAAAGCAGTGCAGAAG GTTCAGCCCATCCTACCACAATGGCTTGCTCAACCCAAGCTGGTCCATAAACGCATAAAAGAGAACCTAGTTCCAATCCAGGAGGTTCCAGGAATCCATCCCAAACTGCTAAAGAAGCTGCAAATGAATGGAATAGAGTCTTTTTTCCCAA TTCAGGGAGAGGTGATTCCTGCCATTTTGGAGAGCGCATCCAGTGGCTTTTTGGTAGGGAGGGGAGGATGCCAGCCCAACGATATCTGTGTCTCGGCCCCTACAGGCAGTGGTAAAACACTGTCTTTCGTCATCCCTGTGGTACAG GCTCTGTTACAACGAGTGGTTTGCCAGGTGCGAGCTCTGGCAGTTTTGCCCACCAAAGAACTGGCACAGCAG GTGAGTAAAGTATTCAACATCTACACTGATGGGACAGGTCTGAAGGTTGTTTTGGTTACTGGGCAGAAATCTTTCGGGAAGGAGCAGGAGACTCTTGTCCAGAGAAC AGTGATGGGTTACTGCAGTCTGGCTGATATCATTGTGGCCACACCGGGACGACTTGTGGATCATATTGACCAGACTCCAGGGTTCAGCCTGAGACAACTTCGCTTTCTG ATTATAGATGAAGCTGACCGTATGATAGATGACATGCACCAGAACTGGCTGCATCAAGTGGTAAAAGCAGTGTTCCGAGCCGAAGAGGACTCTGGCACCAACATTCTTTTCCAGAGGACAGAACCGGGACCTGTAACGGCAGCCAG CACCTGCTGTCCCCAGATACCACTACAGAAGTTGCTGTTCTCAGCCACACTGACTCGGAACCCAGAGAAACTGCAGCAGCTAGGCTTGTACCAGCCTCGCCTTTTCACATCTGTCTACTCTGAGAAACAAGCCGTCACAGCTGGGACAGAAACAGAACAGGATACTGAAAAGAAATACTCTCTCCCTGAGGGACTTTCG CAATATTATGTACTCTGTAACCTGAATTCCAAACCTTTGTTCCTCTTGTATTTCATGCTGAGAATGAAATTTACCCGGGTGCTCTGTTTTACCAACACCAAGCAGACTTCCCACAG ATTGTTCTTACTGATTCGAGCCTTTGGTGGAGTGAATGTAGCTGAATTCTCTTCCTGGTTGACTCCAAGTGAGAGACGGAGGACCCTGAAGGAATTTGAACAGGGGAAGATACAACT gtTAATCAGCACAGATGCCACTGCTCGAGGGATTGACATTAAAGGAGTGAAGTGTGTGATAAACTATGATGCCCCTCAGTTCATCAGGACTTATATTCACCG AGTTGGAAGAACAGCTCGAGCTGGAAAGGTGGGATTAGCATTCACCATGCTCCTGAAAGTGCAG GAGCGGAAGTTTTTGCAGATGCTGAGGGATGCTGGCACCCCAGATCTGGAGAAGCAGCTGGTGAAGAGCGAGTATTTAAAGCCATTGTTGCAGCAATATGAGGAAGCACTGTCCAAGCTCCAGAAAACTGTCAAG